Genomic DNA from Hordeum vulgare subsp. vulgare chromosome 2H, MorexV3_pseudomolecules_assembly, whole genome shotgun sequence:
GCCTTTTTTGTGAAAATTGCAACCCTGATGTAATGTCTTGGCAAATCATTGATTATTCATCTCATATGTCCATTTGATATATAATGAACTCTTTGCCTTCACTAAATCTATCTCGTTCTTTTCAGGCTGTTTGTGTCTGACAGATCGAGCTGCTGGGAAGCACAAAAAGTGGATTATGTGCCCTACATGCCGTCAACGTACATATCTTGAGAGTATTGCTTTTGTGGTTGGGAAACAGAGTGAAAATGCTGATAAACAAGCTGATGATTCGACAGAAGCCGCTATTTCTGTCCAAGGCTCATatggaacaaaggtttcatttaaTGTGCGTACTTATGACCGTTCTACTGTTGCGTGTTTCAAgtttataatttctgcttgtttgccCGTTTGTAATAACTTAATACGGAAGGCGACAGTTAATGCCTGGGTGCAACAAGAAGTACTCCttccgtcacagtttataaggcgtacacgtgtatctaggtcgttaatttgacttatataaaatatattgtttaacatataaattatatcattagaaaatagaacatctaaattttttaatgatatattttttgtaatatatgtctctCATTAAATTGGTCAAATTGACAACCTAAATACACGTGcaggacttataaactgaaacggagggagtagccttTTGCACTAACCATTCTATCAGACTGAGTTGCTTATTACTTAATTCTAGGCCAAGTACATGATTTGGTTCTGCAATTAATTTATCTGCGATTTTGCGTAAAAAGTGATTTATCTGAAAAGTTGGACAAATCTATCCATAACCTCAGTTTCTAGATGTTGTTACCCAGATGCACTTCATATTTGTGTTCAGGGAATAGAGTTCGTGCTAAGCAATGCACATGCTGTTATATAAACTTTAGCAGAATCACATGTTGTTTCCTTCTGTCTGAATCTCATGAACTGTTGTATTTCCATTATGAGCAATGGAAAGGAGTTGAGCCTGGGtttaaagaaaaaacaaaacagaatcgCAGGTTCATATGTCATGAACCTCATGGAGCTGTCCAACTGAGGCTTGTTTAATTAATAACTATGTGTTCAAGTTGGGTACGATTACTCTGCCAAATATTTTTGTTCTTTTTTACTTGGACTAAGATTGGAGCTGTGACAACAAGCGGAATCACAGGTTCATAGGCCATGTACCTCACCAAGCTGTCCAACTCAGGCTTGTCTAATTAGTACATACGTGTTCAAGCTAGATTTGATAACTAATGAAATCTTTTTGTTCTTTTACTTGGACTAAGATTGAAGCTGTGACAAGAAGAATTTTGAAGATCACTTCAACTGATGGGGCAGCCAAAATACTTGTTTTTTCAAGTTGGAATGATGTCCTTGATGTATTAGAGCATTCCCTTGCTGCTAACAATGTATGTTATGCTCGGATGAAAGGCGGAAGGTGAGATAAGTGTAACCCAGGCCATACATGCTTTAATTATTTGTCTCACTGCCGAGCTCAGTAATTTTATTatgatactccctctgtaaactaatataagagtgtttagctcACTAAAGTAATGAttcaaacgctcttatattagtttacggagggagtattagataTCTTGAAGTCATCTTTTCTTTTCGTTTCTCTTGTTCTGCTTCCAGTTGTGTTGCTAGTTGTTACTGATCTTATGGACAATGCCAGTTGCTTAATGCAAGTTCATTTTCCTTCAGGAAATCAGAATTGGCGCTCTGTCAATTTAAAGGCCTGACATCCAGTATAAATGGAAAGAAAGCGAAGAAGGCAGTTTCCAAAATGCGGCATGTTCAAGTATTGCTAATGCCTATTCAGCATGGTGCAAACGGTCTGAATCTACTGGAAGCACAGCATGTAATTCTACTGGAGCCATTACTAaacccatcagcggaggcacaagctatcagtAGGATCCATAGAATTGGGCAAGACAAGAGCACATTCATTCACCGGTTTATAGTAAGCCACTGCATTCTATGCTCATTTATTTCATTGAAAGTGTTCTTGGAGAGAAAAAAACCAAAGAACTACTGGTGTCCAGGTGAAGAAAACAATAGAAGACAGCGTATATAAAATGAACAGGGGCAGAGCTGTCTACTCCACGATCAACCGCAGGTTGAAAAACTTCAAAGACGAGCTTGCTCTGACGTTGGAGGATGTGGAGTCACTATTTCCTGTGGTGACACCTGATCAACCTCCGGAGGAGGGCGATAAGGATCATGGTGATACCTTGAGGAGTTTACCCCCGTCTCTTGCTGCGGGGCTGGCTGCACAAATGAGGGCCATCAATGGAGCAACATGATTAACCACCATGATGTTATAAGAGGTAGTCTTGGTGTAACCGGAAATTCCAGTGCTCGTAAGAATCTCCAGATTACAGGAGACGACCCTAATTTTAGATGAATGTAGACTAGTGTGGTCATGAAGTTCTGGCATCACCGATTGAATGGCGTAGAGCACTGGAGCCGGTGTCTCCGTGAGGGTGTAGTTTAGGGGGACGGTGAACTTGTGATTCTTTTGTCATGTGTCGTGAACCATCTCACTTTCTATCTTTGTCATGGTGATTCTGCCGTACAAGTTGTGTCAGGTGCGAAATGTTCATGtactccatttctaaatataagacctttaagaccttttagagattatagAGATTACACTGTggactacttcctccgtttctaaatataagcctttttagaggtttcactaatagactacatacagatgtatatagacatattttagagtgtatattcactcattttgctctgtatgtagactTCTAACGAaatttcttaaaagacttatatttaggaacggagggagtacaccgGCCCGTGCTCCCGCCGAGACCACCGGCCCACGCCAGCCGCCATCGGGGGAGGAAAAGGTGGCCCCACCGCCGCCGAGCCGCGCAGGCTTTGCCTGGCGACCgctgccggcggcggcgaggggaagACGGGGAGGTGGGTgggctgctggcggcggcggctaggtcgCTCCCGAGCCGTCTGCGGGGACGACGCGAGAGCCGGTAAAGTTAGAAATATTTTTCTTCCCCAGTGACCAGTTTGCTAGTTATAGGCTTTACTCTTTTACTATATTTTCCTTGGTGAGCACCGCGATTTCTGTGGCCTGTAAGAAGAAGTGTCACCCATCAATTGGCCCTTTACGGTAAGTAAGAACTAACTAATGGTATATTAATCGTAGTGCTCACATCATGACTGTGCAAACCATTTGTGCCGGATAGAGATAGCGGCGGCGCCGGTGCCATGCATGGCCCCACGACCATGCATGCATGAGAGGGATCGGTGATGAGCTCACTCGGCCGAGTCACGCCGATGACGCCCCGACGTCGCCTTGCCCCGCACGCGCTCGCCTCCTCTTGTTCCTCGCCGCTTCCTCTTACTTTTCCCCCCACCTTCCCACCTCGCGTCCAGCACGCCGATAAAAACTGCGGCACGCTAACCCTATACTGACTCTACTCCGCTccgcagcagcagcaccaccgcCAGAGCTTCGCTTCCTCTCTCCGCAGCTGGCATGGCGTCTTCCGGCGGCGGGCGCTCACCGGTGACGGCGGTCTTAGACGACCTGGTCGATGTACGCGACCGCGTGGCGGTGCTGCAGACCGTGTTGCACGAGTCTTCGCCTGGGCCAACGACCGTGGAGGCGGGGGAGCTGGTGGACGGGATGATGGCCAAGCTGTCGAGCGCCTTCTCGGTCGTTCTCGGCACCGGCGATGGTGGCGTGGCGTCGTCGTTGTCAGGAGCAGGCCGGGGGccgagcgggaggaggaagagacccGGCGCGGCGTCGTCCGGGCCGCACCGCCGGAGCAGCCCGAGGGGAAGGTGAGGAAACTCTAAAACCCTTTTATCAACCGTGCGACAAGTAGCTAGCTATAGTAGTATCTCCCGGATGCACTTCAGTACGCATGCGATTTGACAAATTATTTTGTCCTTCAACTTTCCCTTTTGCAAATCGGAATATTAATTTGGCTGACCTAGTGGGGGAACTTTTAAGCGCCAATGATCAGGGGACGACCTCTCATGACCGATTCCTGTGTTATCAGATTGAAAATTAGTACATACTCCCTCcggttttaaatataagtctttttagaggtttcactagaagactaggaGGTGTTTGGTTACAGGGACTTATTAGGGACTTAGAACTTATAAGTCTCTTTAAGTCCCATCTAaatcaaacatgagggacttatagggacttaAAGTGGGCAGTTGAGACTTATGAAATAAGACTTTCAAGGAGAGTCTTATAAGGACTTATAGTTGTAATATGGTCTTTTAGTTCATGTTAAGTCCTAGGAACCAAACAGGTAAGAACTTTTTAGGGACTTgagacttataagttgggactaAAGAAAGTCTTAGGACTTATGAACCAAACAGGGCCgtaacatacggatgtatatagacatacattacaatatagattcattcattttgcttcgtatgtattccttttgtaaaatctctaaaatgacttatatttaggaacagagggagtacatgccACTAGGATtacttcagcatgcatgcatgcatgggtatATCAAATCATATATACTCCAGTTGGTATATCAAATCATATATAGTTGGAAGTGGTAATTAATCCTATCTGTTATTCAATGGCAGGATGAAGAGCCCTCTAAGCAGGACGGTCACCGCTACGACGCTCACAGATGGCAAGTCATGGAGGAAGTATGGACAGAAACAGATACATGACTCTACTAACCCGAGGTACACCATTTCAATATGCCGAGCTGTCCAAGTATAAGCAAAGAATGACTATGGAATCACTGATATTGAAGCTAGCTAGACGAGTACACACTTGCCAACTGGTTAATTAACTAGTTGCACACCCTAGCTAGCTAGTTCCTAGTTGGGTTTTTTAACTTTATCCTTTAAGGGGAAGTTGAGCTTTTCCATTgatcaaatgcatgcatgcatatgtgcatgcttatactcccttcgtttttaaatataatttttttaaagattttattagaaaactacatacaaatatatatatatatatatatatagacatattttagagcgtAGATTtgctcattttacttcgtatgtagtctcttaatgaaatatctaaaatgacctatatttaggaacaaagggagtaTTATATAGCACCAGTTGTTGTATTGGGGTATTAGTATTAGCTAGTTAGTAgtctattactccctccgtcacggtttagaatgcATGCTTGTAAAATCTCTGGGACCAAGGtagtcatcgattggttgtgagatgtagcggGTGTAAAtactaatgcgcctaatcaactgagaaaatactagtactaatgtgtgAGCATCAAATTGGGAGGGCGCATGTATGAGTAGTACTATTACTAATTAATATGAGTAATTGCTTTCgcgtcttaaaccttgtctattttaaaATTGCACGCAAGTTTAGATGCGCCTTCTAaatcgtgacggagggagtagtagactTGCAGCTAGCTCACATATGTAGGATTATTACTAATTTGCATATATATGGGCATATATCCAGGAGCTACTACAGGTGCACGCATTTGCCGGATCAAGGCTGCAAGGCCAAGAGGCACGTCCAGCAATCCGAGTCCAACCCGACGGAGTATACCATGGACTACTATGGCCAGCACACCTGCAGGGACCCCTCCACGTTCCCATCGCTCATCGTCCAaagcgccgccgctgccccgccGCCAGACTGCGCAAACCTCATCAGCTTCGCGCCCATCAATGGAGCTAACAGCGGTTTCACCGCAAGCACGAGCACAAGTGCTTTTGCTCATCATCTCATGAAAGAAGCGGCTGATCATCACCCTATGCTCTTCTCCCGCTTCTCCAATTACtacagctcctcgccgccggcccaGGAGGGTGTGTCCAGTGGCTCACCGTCGCCGGCTTGCCACGGGAAGTTCATGCAGTACGGCGCCGGCGGGCAGTTCATCAACGTTACTGGCTTAAGGACATCGCCGTTGACTGTGGGATCGGCGCCAGCGGAGTACTGGCCAGTGGTGGGGGTCGCCGGTGTCGACATGGATGCTGGCGCGGGCATGGACAGCTTCCCTTCCCCGCCGAGCAGCCCGGGGTTTCTGTCGGGCTCGTTGGAGGGATCATTTGGCAACAACGTTTGCGATGACGACCTGTTCAGCTTCGATTCCTGACCATGCCAATGTGCATGCATGCTAATTGAGCCATTAACACGCGCTTGCGCAATTTGCACGGGCCGGTTAATAGTAATGGTAGTAGGGTGTACCGTCTATGTATGTATATTGGGCATGTATGTAATGTGCACCGGATTGGTATGTCAATGGTAAATATATATGTAACTTCGTCTGTACGACACTAAATGGAACGTGCTACACGTCGGTCGGcgtttttttttttaaaagatcCGCCGCCTCACGAGTTGTTGGATGGGCTGACTATTACTTTTTGTCACTTCTGTAACATAGTCTGTGTTGCAGGATTTTCTTGCAACAAAGGTTATGTTGAAGAAGACATTTGTAAAAGAGGTTGTGTTACAGGATTTTTTGCAGCAAAGATTAtgttgtagattttttttgcaacatGGATTATGTTGCAGAATTCTTTTGCAGTAGAAATTGTATTGCAGAATTGTTTTTGCCTGCATCGTTGCACTATTACATTGTCACTGTAACATTTTCCATATTTCAGAAACATATACGATATTGCAAAATCCTAATAATTATGGTGTGTGAGACTATCCGACACGTGGTTGGCTCTTAACGTGACGGATCGTGAGGCGTAGATCGGCCCGTTGATTCTAGTTAATCATTTCCCATCCTAAATTATGGGTTTGTAAATGTTGATTTatgttttttttttagaaaaatagaagctTTGGTTACCTGACCTCTTCATACAAAATGCTTACAACTCAACATTGTTACATCGTTTACTACAAGCACATGAACTAAGCTACACACAAAATCTCTAGTAATAAACTCACTCTGATCTTTGGGCGCCAAGCTCCATCAGATACTTGCGATGCAACCATTGTAAAAAAGCCCAtgattgcaacgggaaatacACTTTGGTTCTTGGTTATATATACACCTTATACAAAGAATTATTTTTAATATTTAAATAAAAAGTTAAGTTCAAAAGTATTTTTTAGATTAAGCTTGACTTTGTTTTTCAGTACTATATGAATTCTCATAAAAAACCAACATTGACTTCAGGGCAAAAAAGGTAAAATTTATTTGCTACTataggtcactattcacactattttaatcaaaaaattatctttttttaaaAGAAGTCAAAGgggatttttctttttgttgagtttttctcACAAGTACAATGGAATGTCAagttcattttaaaaatattttaagaAATGCTAACTTCTTTTCCATATAAGATGTAGATAATTCAAGGAATCAAATCGTTCCGTTTTGATTGCAACCAAACTATACACAAGAGTAATACCTCCATGTAAGATTGAACCTTTTGTGTTGTCAAAACCGTACATTATAATTCTAGCACAaccaaataaaacaaaataaaccACTACAAACGCCATAAAAACTAGATGATGCCCCGGCGTGTTGCTGCGAAAAACTTGATAAAAGAATCATGAAAGTTAAACTTGATAAAAGAATCATGAAAGTTGCTAAAAAACATTTATAACTTATGAAAAGAGAATGTAAGCTTACAAATGAAAATGAAATATAAAGAGTATAAACAGAAAAAAATGTAGTAAAAAGAAtgtcatttaaaaaaaatgtgaATGTGAACTACATATGCATGATACATGCGACCAACACATATATTGTCAATACAAAATCTAATGAAAAAAGTAACTTAAgagtaacatgcatgaattaatgATGTGGTTCTTGCATCCATAGAGTAATGATTTTTTTAATATAATTTATGACTTACATGCATGAATTGCTCATGTGGCATACATGCATGTCTAGAAATAATAGCTAGTGGGTTGTTGCTATTTAGAAATAGAAGTTAAGGGACTGGAGAGATGTGAACCTTTGCAGGCAAGGTAAAGAAAGGTTAATACAAGAACGAGGTACGCCAAGCAACTTGTGTCAttccacaatcataaaatatagtAAAATGCACAATACTATCACATTATTGTTCTAGCTCTCAGCAAACCACCACTTTACAAACAAAACGTGACACTTTGCACCGTGGCGAATAATTGATAGTGACAAAAAACATTGAACGCAAAAAATGAGACCATTTTGATGTGGTAGATCACGTTTTGGCCGACACCAGGGACGGTGCGCCGCTAACGGGGCTGTTAACGACCGTTGGGACCGAGCTAGTAGGCCTGTTCCCTAAAGGGAAACAGTGTCGTTCCCCCACTCACCCACTCGATCACTCTACCTCGCTCTCCTCTGTGCCGCCCCCCTCTACACCACTGCAGCTCAACCTCGTCGCCGCGACCGCAATGAGTACTTGGAGAGATCTGGAAGACAACATCGAGGAGGAGCAGACCAACACCGACATGGATGTGGATGGCTGGGTATGTATATAGTGCTTTCACTTAGGGTTTGGGTTTGACAAGTTTAACCTGCAGAGTGCGCCATTTTTAGATCCTCCGTTCTCTCTCTCCTCTATGGATTGACTAAGACATCTTTTCAATGTAGGAGAATCCTGATACTGCTATTGATTCTTTATTTTGTGGCATGGTGACCGATCCAGAGATCAAGTGCAAGTTTCACTAGTTTAGGGGCAGGAAATGTGTTGCTTTCGATGGCATAAACACAAGTAGAAGATTCCATGGATGTGCTAAGCAAGTAATAATTGATGAGCTTATTGTTTATTGAATCATTAGTGTAAACTGAATGTCGTATTGTTAACTGAATATAATGGTGTTTACTTAATGTGGTACTGCAAAATGGACGTGATAATGTTAACCGAATATAGTGGTGTTATACTGAATATAGTGGTGTTTACTGAATACAGTGATGTTATATGGAATATACTGGTGTTTACTGAATGT
This window encodes:
- the LOC123429446 gene encoding probable WRKY transcription factor 72, producing MASSGGGRSPVTAVLDDLVDVRDRVAVLQTVLHESSPGPTTVEAGELVDGMMAKLSSAFSVVLGTGDGGVASSLSGAGRGPSGRRKRPGAASSGPHRRSSPRGRMKSPLSRTVTATTLTDGKSWRKYGQKQIHDSTNPRSYYRCTHLPDQGCKAKRHVQQSESNPTEYTMDYYGQHTCRDPSTFPSLIVQSAAAAPPPDCANLISFAPINGANSGFTASTSTSAFAHHLMKEAADHHPMLFSRFSNYYSSSPPAQEGVSSGSPSPACHGKFMQYGAGGQFINVTGLRTSPLTVGSAPAEYWPVVGVAGVDMDAGAGMDSFPSPPSSPGFLSGSLEGSFGNNVCDDDLFSFDS